In Meles meles chromosome 2, mMelMel3.1 paternal haplotype, whole genome shotgun sequence, the sequence TTTCAGAtttctcaggggaaaaaaaaactctgctGTTAGAATTAGGAGAGCGTGGTGCGAGCCTGCGTGTTTGTCAGCTGAGCAAAGCTGTATTTATCTTTCCAACTCAAATTTTGCCAGATtctagctttaaaaataaaatcatgggaaTATCTGAGAATATGGAATCTCGCCATTGTTCCAGGATCATAGCAAAATAGGCAATAGCTGATATTTTAtcattgcgggggggggggagcatgtattttattcttttgtgtgtgaCTGTCATCCTTTGTGAAAAGATGTGCCTTATCATAAGACAGGGAATTATCCTAACAAAGGAaccttattttaatatattagcTGTCTTTCAGTATCCTTTGTGTTCCCTGCAGTTCCTCCTATTCTTTTTAAGAACTATCTGCTTAACATACCTAAACTCTATTCGGAAGATTTCATTTGTCGTGGTGTCAGCTATAGATCgatttttataagaatattatGATATCAGAAAAATACATAAGTCTACAAAGACATTGCTTTCTAAAAGTCACCACAATTTGGCAAAGAACTTTTCACTTTTTACCCTGAGGATTAAAGTTTGATGTTGCAGCCTGGGAATTCTGATGGTGGGAGCTAAAACTAGATACAAAAGAAAATGTCTAAGCAAACACATCAAAGGTTTCACACAGTCAATACTGAATTTCTTCTAACGTAATATTGCATTTCTAAAACTTTCTGGTtgcatttcataatttttctagCACTCTGAGATTAAAAAAGCACACATATTGCATTACTCTTATTATGTATAaagtatttatgttttataaaattgtaCAGTGTTCATTATAACACTTGCTGAAAAGTAGATAGTTATTAAACAGATCTACATTTCCATTATAGGTTTGTTTATGGTTCTTTTCAGAGAAGTGAAGGagtaaatttaagaaaagaaatcctttgtgtgtttttttttctttcattttctctacctttgattttcaattaaaaaaaaaataagacaaatcttATTGGACAAATAATTCCTACTGTTTGAAATATCCCCTGGCTATTGTCAGGGAGGAAGAAATTTTTCTTAGTCCAAAGTTGTTCTAGTTGGACTAAGAACTAAATTtccatgagacagattaacagaagaaaatcagaTTTAGTTTCCTGCCTACAGGGAATCTACACAggcatggaaattccaaagacaggcaaaatgaggtatatatgtcatCCTGAACTAAGGAGAGGGGTAAGGGAGAAAAGTCATTGGCAGGAAGGTGAAAGGAGATGTTTGGAAAATGAAGGTTGCCCTGTTGTGCGCATGTTTCTTAGGCAAAAGGGAATCTCTATAAATATCTCTTTTCCCGGTACAGGTCCTCTATCTAAATTTTTTTAGGCAGTTGGTGGGGAGGTCAGAGTTTCTACCTGAGTCTTTTGGGTCTTGATTattttcagctcaaaataatctacCTGCCACTGTGTGGCCCATCGTGGGTATCCTGCCTTTGGCCTCAGTACTACAAGATGGCACATTAAAAAAACAGCTTagcattcccttccttccccctggCCCCATTTGCAGTATCTCCAGTTGTAAGAAGTCACTGGAGCAAAGATTCACAAAATGCTCATTTAGTGTAGAGCATGTTATtaggtgtgtgtatgtttgtgtgtaggTGGGATGGATTGGCCTGGAGCTAGAGGGAAAGCAGCACAAGGTTGACTGcaatcacacaaaaataaaatgaataaaagaatgttaaatgagtgaatgagcgTTAGGAGAGGGAAAAACGTAAGTAAAAACTTACTATGGGGTATGATATTAGTATTACTTCTACATTAACTTCAAGATATAACTTTTCCTCAGATGATATGAATTTATTCAATCTTTCTAAAGCTGaaagttattttcaatttttaaattaaaaaataaacaggtaaattttgttttttaaaaacactagcTGGTCAGTGGCTATCCTCACTATGATAATCTGGCACATCTCAAAGGACTAAGAATTGATCAAGGAATGACTTTGCCTTTGAGTATTGTGCACACATAGTCAATAGTACAGCTTGATAAACACTTAGTAAGTGCCTGTACTATAGACTAACTCCTGGGATAGTGTTTCTACATTTGAGAAGCTATTCTTGAGAAGCTTCACTGAAATATACATAAGCTAGATAATATTTAGGGTACTAGACAtttgtttgaatttttcatttttccgtaaatatttatttagcacctacAATGGTGGAGCTACTGGGTCATGTATTGTGGTAGATACCACAATGAATAAAGGGCAGTTTTCGGCTTTTCCATTGCTTTTTAATAGGTAAGGTAGGCTGCTATGTTTTTTAATTGCATTGCAAAGCAAATTGTGACATATAGCAGCAGAGAGCTATAAACAGAGCAATATGGGGGTTCCAAAGAGGAGACTCGCAGCCAATTGAGTGGACCAAGGAATACTTCAGGGCAGGAGACTTTTAAGTTGGACCTTGCTTGAAGTTGGAAACAAACCAATGTTTAAGGTAAGAGTATGTGACAACACCATAGTAATGAGCTATTGTAAATTAGATATCTTGAAGTTTTTGTATACATttgccttttccttccctttcattaTATCTACATAAATCTAAAAAACATGATCTGCTATTTAAACCAAGGTAACACACCATAGAAATGATGATAGACTTAGAATTACTGTAATTGTTATTGGCTGATATTTGTCCTGCACTTGGAACCAATTAAAGACTCAGGAAACTTTGTTTAGGAGATTAATAAGGTATGgaaacaaatttcaaaatttcGTTTCCCCCTCAGTGGATTAATGTATAGTagtcatgtaatttttttaaagttggtaaCTAATGTCTTTTTATTCCAAGCAGAGCTATAATATGGATTTAGAACTCCAGGAGTTTTATAACAAGACCCCTGCCACCGAGAACAATACTGCTGTCACTCGGAATTCTGATTTCCCTGTCTGGGATGACTATAAAAGCAGCGTGGATGACTTGCAGTATTTTCTGATTGGACTTTATACGTTTGTAAGTCTTCTTGGTTTTATGGGCAATCTACTTATTTTAATGGCTCTCATGAGAAAGCGTAATCAGAAGACGACGGTCAACTTCCTCATAGGAAATTTGGCCTTCTCTGATATTTTGGTTGTGCTGTTTTGCTCCCCTTTCACACTAACCTCTGTCTTGCTGGATCAGTGGATGTTTGGCAAAGTCATGTGTCATATTATGCCTTTTCTTCAATGCGTGTCTGTTCTGGTCTCAACTTTAATTCTGATATCAATTGCCATTGTCAGGTATCACATGATAAAACACCCTATATCTAATAACTTAACAGCAAATCATGGCTACTTCCTGATTGCTACCGTCTGGACACTAGGCTTTGCGATTTGTTCTCCCCTTCCAGTGTTTCACAGTCTGGTGGAACTTCAGGAAACGTTTGGCTCAGCATTGCTGAGCAGCAGATATTTATGTGTTGAGTCGTGGCCATCTGATTCGTACAGAATTGCTTTTACTATCTCTTTATTGCTAGTGCAGTATATTCTTCCCTTGGTGTGTCTCACTGTAAGTCACACCAGTGTCTGCAGGAGTATAAGCTGTGGGTTgtccaacaaagaaaacaaactagaagaaaatgaGATGATCAACTTaactcttcattcattcaaaaagagTGGGCCTCAGGTGAAAATTGCCAGCAGCCATAAATGGAGCTATTCATTcatcagaaaacacagaagaagatACAGCAAGAAGACAGCCTGTGTGTTACCTGCTCCAGCAAGACCTCCTCAAGAGAACCACCCAAGAATGCTTCCAGAAAACTTTGGTTCCGTAAAAAGTCAGCCCTCTTCATCCAGTAAGTTCATACCAAGGGTCCCCACCTGCTTTGAGATGAAACCTGAAGAAAACTCAGATGTTCATGAAATGAGAGTAAACCGTTCTATCATGAGAATCAAAAGGAGATCTCGAAGTGTTTTCTATAGACTGACCATCCTGATACTAGTGTTTGCCATTAGCTGGATGCCCCTACACCTTTTCCATGTGGTAACTGATTTTAATGATAACCTTATTTCAAACAGGCATTTCAAGTTGGTGTATTGCATTTGTCATTTGTTAGGCATGATGTCCTGTTGCCTTAATCCTATTCTGTATGGCTTTCTTAATAATGGGATCAAAGCTGATTTGATTTCCCTGATACAGTGTCTTCATATGTCATAGTCTGAATGTTTACcaaggaaagaataaatgttgAGACCGTCTAAAACATATTCACGAAAACTCTGTATGTAAGTTAAACAAAGTTTAGTAACATGAAATCGAATTTATGTAACAAGAGTTCTGGATTTGAATGTCAGTTCATAATATGTGGAAAATAACTtgaatgtattatatataatatgagtTCATTTAGTCGTATAAAGTTGGTGTCAACGCAATCTATAATTTCACTTTAAGAAGTAGTTGTATCAATGTTCATTTCATCTTGTCTCGTAAACAAATGAATTGtaacttttgtttaaaataaaagttgtatctaacCAACTCTGTATTTTTGGttcaaaattataataaacaaaaatatttttcctgagactcatttaattttagatatgaggcatatatattatctatttattttcacTTCTACTTCATAGACTTCTTAATATTTAGTttgggaaaatacagaaaacattgAGTATGCTCAGCAAATCATAACAAATGATAGCTGTATACCCAAGTCATGATTATAACTGTAAGCAATGGGTACAGATTTGGCAGGAAAACACTGATTTCCTATTATCGATAATTGGTCAGATTGTTCATTTGCCCCCACTCTCTAGTAGCACacaattaatttaacaaataaaagtagattttaaatcttttctaGTCTTATACGACATTAACACTATCAAAGAAGATTGTTTTtatatacatcttttaaaatctaaaatgtgaaatataaatagtatctgtatttccaaatattaaataatttaaaaatactttgagtATCCACAGGGGGGAGAAAAAGGTTAAGTTTTTTGGTCAAGATACAGAATGATTGATAGACTCTGTGCTATTTCAGTACTGAGGTCTCATATGCTATCTTAGTAAACTTTACAATtaaaactttttgtttatttcaggtAGTTTTTTGAAAAACCAAGTCCCCGAAAATCATTGACTATTTTAACAAACAGCTCATATGTGCAAAATAACATTGCTGTCTTCAGTTCCTATAACTGATTTAACCCTCCCCTATATTGACTCCtgtccacaaaaacaaaacaaaacaaaacaaaaacaaacaaaccaacaaaaaaatcccacaataaaacaaaagaggaaCATTTTAGATTTGCAAATAGGTAATTCTGGTAGGTTTCTAATCTATTGAAAATCCAGACTCCAGGATGTTTTTCTTTCACACACCCTCCTGCTCCTTTCCTAGATGTTGTCTACACATGGGGGAAGCTGAAAATGGTGCTGGTCCCCATGGTGCCTTACGCTGACTCCCACTGAACTCCAGCGGAGGAGTAGTTCTCCTGCCTGGTCTCATGTCATGTCCACCTGTATAATGTACGGCCTGTTTTCAGCAAAGTGAGGAGCTGAGAGTCCAGCCCCAGTCCATCCCTGCTGACATTTCATTGACTGTGTGGTCGCATGGAGACTCAGCCATGCTCTCCGTTTTGTTCTGAAcctggactctctgctctatTGGTCTTGTACCTGTCAAGTTTGGCAACTACTGGGAAACTTTAAACTCATGACCAAGGACTCTGCAGGAGCTTATGAAATTCTACTTCTTCTATAGATCACTAAAAACTGAAGCAGGCAGCATGGGTTACTGAGGCCGCCTCCTTAGCCCAGACACTCTCAGCTGCGTATCTGTGCTGTTGTGCTCACTCCACATTGCTATAAAACCACTCCGCTTTCCAGTCTCTTTCTAGATTTTCAAATATGAAACTGCGTACAGTTGCCTCTACTTTTAGCTTCTCTGATCTCTCTGGTGCTATATGAGTGCCCACCCCAAGTTTTTATATGacaacaggtaaaaaaaaaaaaaagtgaaagaacttGGGTCCattcctgctttttctctttcttttctctaatttttattctAAGGGCCTGTACTTCTTTTTGCCCATCAAGAATGTCCCCcagatcttcatttttttctgcacTGTGGCTTTAGTAAAACTGCTCAGAATAAcaaggtttgctttttttttttaagattttatttatttatttgacagagatcacaagtaggcagagaggcaagcagagagagggagaggcaggcagagagagagggggaagcaggctccctgctgagcagggatcccagtgcaggactcgatcccaggatcctgagatcacaacctgagctgaaggcaaaggcttacccaactgagccacccagatgcccccaaggTTTGCTTTTGGAAGAGAAAACTTTTGTGATTTAAAACCTTTGCCCCTCACAGTGCTTAGCTTCAAGACTGTTTTCTTACACTTTCTTACACTAGACCAAAAACTAGGAAGTCGAAGAATGACCTCTTGTTTTTGAAAGCAATAGGTATTTTCACTTTCACTGGGACAGTCAATTTCAAggtttaattttgggggggggcggggatctCCCCATAATTGCAAATGTAAACAAAGACAGAGATGTTTTATCCCGGTAGAGTAACTTACATTAGTAAATGTAGAATATCTGTAAAACTTTACAGATTTTATGCTTGCTGAGAGGTGAGCTTAGTCAAACTCGATAAACTAATTTGGAACTTTTAGACTACTGAACTCAAAGGAGGCAATTTCTCTACCCTAACCAGAAGTTCTTAATTGAAAGTTGAGAAGTCTGAACAGATTGGTGGCTGGAAGTcattaaggaaggaaggagggataaTAGTTTTGGAAGTTTTTTATGAATGATCATTTCTTCTATGGAGACTTGGTTAGAGAGTTAATTTATGTTCAGTCAACTCTCCATTGCTCGAGAGCTGATTATCTTAACTTTCCTATTCTCTTCCAGTATCTAACTTGATTACTTGTTCCATAGCATCTTCGCAAAGCAAGGCTAGGGGAAATAAATAGACATGAAATTATAAGCGACCAACCTTATTacttttaacaattatttaaaaatatttatttcaggggcacctgggtggctcagtgggttaaagcctctgcctttggctcagatcatgataccagggtcctaggattgagtcccacatcgggctctttgcacagcagggagcctgcttccccctctctctctgccttcttgtgatctctgtctgtcaaataaataaataaaatctttaaaaaaatatttatttcagaagaGGTGTTAAATCGAGTTTTGGTGCTTATTTAAATTATTCCTGCTGACTATGTTGCCCGTTACTATGGGTAATAAAacactaaaacaacaacaacaacaaaaacaatgactGGGAAATGCACAAATAGCAACTAAGATGACTAAATGATTAAGAAATTTATACATGGATTACTTCATTCGGTTAGTGTTGAATACCTGCTGTGGGCCAGGAACTCTTGTAGGTGCTTTGGAAATAGCAATGAAAAAGATCCCTCCTATTTTATGTTTGCCTTGTGGGAGAAGGGGAGTTCATAGCAGGAGGTGGACAAACAATAAGcaataagaacaataaaaagTGAATTAGATAGTAATCACATGGTATACAGATGGATGTGTTCATTTCCAAAGACCGCCTTAACAGAGTGCTATaagctgggtggcttaaaaaaaaaaccagaaaattatTGTCTGACAGTTCTGAAGGTTGCAAATCTGAAATCAATGTGTCCACAGGGCAACGCTCCAATGAAAACTCACAGAGGAatccttcctcacctcttcctAGCTTCAGGGTTAGTCAGTGATCTTTGGTGGTTTTTGCAGGTGCATAActaatctctgccttcatcctcGCATGATGTCCTCCCTTTGTCTATGTTCAAATTTCCCTCTTCctagaaggacaccagtcatgttgGAGGAGCCCCCACCCTTGCCGCCATTCCAGTAAGACCTCATCCTAATTTTACTAATTACATTTACAacgaccctatttccaaataaggtcacattctgaggtcctgggttaggatttcagcatgTGTTTTGTATGAGATGGGAGGGGTTTGCAGCTCAACTCATAAAAATATAGTAGTGAATATGAGTAATGATAAGAGCCTTAGAAAGATAAGGAGGAGAGTCAGAATGGGTGTGCATTTGGCAAGAGAAGTAGGAGAGTTGGAGGTAATTTCTAATGGGATGCATCCATAATCCTCATTGAAAAGAGAGCTTTTGtgcaaaaatttgaaaaaggcAAGAAGTTAGCTGTGTGGCAGTAAGGAAAAAGAGCACTTCAGACAGAAAATACAGCCAATGCAAAGGCCTTGAAGTTCAAGCACATTTCATGTGTTAAAGAACAGGAAGGAAATCACTGAAGCCGGAGATAGATagtcgagagagagagagagagagagagagagagagatgagataaGGAGCTAATTCAAGGACAGCTCTTATAGGTTCTTAAAGACATTCAGAAGGACGTTGATTTTTACTCTTCAGAAAATTGAGAGCTATTGTGATTTTGACCACAgataggataaaatatgacttacATTTAAAAGGATCACTCTAGCTATGAGAAGAGACTACgttcctctgtctttttttttttaaagattttatttatttatttgacagagagatcacaagcaggcagagagtcaggcagagagagaggaggaagcaggcgagatgcggggctcgatcccaggactttgagatcatgacctgagccgaacgcatcctctgtctttttttatGATGTCAAGCAAACATGAGTGTttgctatctatctatctatctatctatctatctatctatctatctatcatctatcatctatctagcCATCTAGATATATATATTAAGGCATTAagcatacatgtatatgtgtgtgggtgtataaAGAGAGAGACTTTAAGCATTCCTGTTtcctaaaataatatatatgtatatgcatgtgtatgtatgttttaaTTCCATAATTCCTTTTACATTCTTTACATTAAATACATTAATGAAAAGATGTTCTCCTTTATCCATTATTTGGCTATCCAATGGTATAGTTCTTTCAGGAAAGAGAAGATGCATGCTTAATACTATCTATTTATTTCCCAGGTGTTGGAAAGTGATCAGCACATGGATTTGAACACATTTGATGGGTTTGGATCCATTGCCTTTATTTTCATCATTGAAGACATTCAAATAATTTCATCTTTGGCCAGTGAAAGCTTCTGTAAGTTGGCTCTgggtcatcattttttttttttttttttttagcctagtATTTATGACTGTTACCTTGGGAAGATCAGGTCCAATAAAGGTTTCTCATCTACATCAGATGTGGAACTCCATTATGTGCATTCTAAATCATAGAGGATtaagagaaaatttgaaagaataagaGTTTCTCAACTATGGGATTTCaaatctctcttcctttctctcagaaGGTATACTAAGGCATTGAATTTCAAGAGCTAGACAGTATAATATAGAACCTAGATAATTTAAGAAGTAAACTTTTCACATAGTATAGTGGTCAGAGCCCTTCACTACTCTCAAATTTACCACAGGAACGTTTTTGAGGATACTGATTTAAGGAAAACTGTTTCTCTACCCACAGAACATTTTGACACCAAATGTGTGGGATTTTCTCTCACACCAACCACCATTTCTCCAACTCTTAGGATATTAGTTGGGTGTTCTACAGtttaattcaattctgacactaactaCCTAGAATTAGCACAGATCTCACAGGCAAGGGCTCAACCCCACAAAACTGCTCCCATTTCAGACACTAATCATAAATCTCATGTTGTCAACCAATTTACTAAAAACTCTGGGTTCCCACAATCCCTCCTTAGGTTTGATAATTTGTTATAATGGctcacaaaactcagagaaattatttatttacatttattggtttattataaaaggtatTATACAGTATACAGATAAGTAGCCAAATGAAGATGTACATAGGAAAAGTTCTGGAAGGGTCCCAAGCCCTGGAGTTCTGTCCCTGTGGCGTTGGGGTGTTCCACTCTCCCAGCATGTGGATACATTCACCAAAGGAGAAACCCCTCAAGCCCATAATTTAGAGATTGTTGTGGAGGCTTCCTTATGTATGCATGACCAATTATTAACTCAGTTCCCAGACCCTCTCACCTCCCCAGAGAATGGGAAGGTGAGATTGAAAGTtctaagtgtctttttttttttccccgtttttttttttttttttttttttttttttttacagacagacagagggagtgaTTGAGAGAGGCtggaaaggaacagagggagagggagagagagaatctcaagcaggctagGTGCTGAGTGTGTAGCCTGTGGAGCCCAAAGATCTCacaaccaggagatcatgacctgagctgaaatcaggagtctgttGCTTAATGAGTTGAGTCACCTAGGGGCTCctgaaagttccaagcttctaataATCATGGCTTGTTGTTTCTGGTGACTAACCCCCATCCCAAAGCTATCCAGAAGCCTACCAAGAGTTGCCTCATTAGAACATAAGACATTTCTATCATACAGGAAATTCCTAGGGCTTTAGAGACTCCATGTAAGAACCTCTTAACAACCCCATCACTCAGGAAACTACAAAAGTTTTAGTAGCTTTGTGTCGGGAGCATGGGCAGAGATCAAAtatagatttcattttatttcacagtGATAATGCCAACATATTATGACTCTATCTACTTACACATCATACATTAAGACTTCTTTTCCTAGTATTACATCCtaaatacatgtaaaaaaaattcttatctacAATTGCTGACCTGATATAATCTAAACTTACATAAAGCTCTGTATAAGCTTTATTTATAACACTTAGTAGATATATTCATGCATTTTGCTGCAGACATATTAACATTTTTGATTGTAGAATGCTACCCCAGACCATACTAAGGGTACTAAATAATAGAAGGTGGGATCTCctgatattaatattttttaaacacaccTGACTTCAGAGTTTTGGATGAAGTTTTGAggttatataatgtatatacctACTACTTACTTATTCCCTATCAACCACATTTTAGTAAATTTCTTTGAATAATCTCTTTttcctgtgcgtgtgtgtgttattattatttttattattttttaaattcccaagtCTCGTCTACTTCTAAACTTCACATCCTTTCCTGGGATGCTACTTTGTGTGATCAACTGTCATTTAAACTCCCTAATCCTTGAGATAAGACCTCTAGAATGGCAATCACTTTTGTCAGGCAAAGTCAAAATTAGTCTTGGGTGCTTGGACACCACATAGGAAGGTTGTAAAGGCTCCTCTGGTCTCTGGAGGGAGGCGTGCAATGACTGGTGATCAGCATCTTCCCTGGAGGAAGAGAAGCCAGAACAGAGAGCAGCATTGTTGTTGATCATTCTCTAGTTGATTTTCTAAACCAGGCACAATCTCTAGTATGTCTTAAAACATATTGAAATTGAAACAGCACTTACTAGCACGATGCTAGTATTTAGCGTGATTGAAAAACAGAGTAGTCATTCATCATtaccttcatcatcatcatcatcaacaacaatAGATGCTTACTAGCACTGAAGGCGCTTTACATGAATGGTCTCATTTGCTACTTCGCCTACAAGGACAGTTCTATCTGGTACTGCTTTGACCCAGTGTATCTTTGCTGTCGTCTACGGACCTTCATGGAACTCATGGAAGTGTTTTGGGCCATTGAAATCATTAAGGATACAAATAGGTGCTGTTCAAGtgtctattaaaaataatattcattatgtcatccatctcttttcttttaacaGAAGAGTTTTGAGAGATCCCACATGCATACTGAGTAGGTAGGTGGTGTAGTTAGGTGTAAGCCGAAGAGGTAGGTGGTGTAAACCAAAAAAGCATGCCAGTAGCACAGTAAGTCTGTTGAAAAAGCACTCAGCTGAACACTCTAAACCACAGTGGTACTTTTCACCTTTACAAAGTTTGTAACTGTTTTTAGTCTGATACTCAAATTGATTCATAAAGACTGTTGTTTCAGAGAAGCATAAGGAACACTGTGTCAGATTGCAAGTTATTGAGAGGGAGGAACATGATAAGTGTTGCAAATTTGTCTCAAGATGCCATTCAACAGCTTTAAAAATTGCATTATCTAATTAAAAACTTCACACACCAAATTAAGATGTCTCTACAACTAatgaaaacattgttaaaatagaaaataattggGCCCATTTGGTGTTTGGCTTATTGGGAATAAAGATGATCTAAATCCATGGAGAAATGTTGGAGTGAAGTGCTCTAAATAGAATCATCTACActcaaaatgcaaaaatatttattaaaaagttgaatttatggggcgcctgggtggctcagtggtttaagtctctgcttcggctcgggtcatggtctcagggtcctgggatcgagccccgcatcgggctctcttctcagtggggagcctgtttctccctctctctctgcctgcctctctgcctacttgtgacctctctctctgtcaaataaataaataaaatattaaaaaaagttgAATTTATGAAGTGCAAATTGAAATAGTTTGAAATATCAGGTTATGAaagcagtgttttttgtttttgtgtgtgtgtgttggtgtatGACTGACTTCACAAACATTTAGTTGCATCTAAATCTGTAGGTTAATATTTACCTACCAttaaaagggacgcctgggtagctcggttggttgagcggctgccttcggctcaggtcatgatcccggcgtcctcggatcgagtcccacgtcgggctc encodes:
- the NPY5R gene encoding neuropeptide Y receptor type 5, translated to MDLELQEFYNKTPATENNTAVTRNSDFPVWDDYKSSVDDLQYFLIGLYTFVSLLGFMGNLLILMALMRKRNQKTTVNFLIGNLAFSDILVVLFCSPFTLTSVLLDQWMFGKVMCHIMPFLQCVSVLVSTLILISIAIVRYHMIKHPISNNLTANHGYFLIATVWTLGFAICSPLPVFHSLVELQETFGSALLSSRYLCVESWPSDSYRIAFTISLLLVQYILPLVCLTVSHTSVCRSISCGLSNKENKLEENEMINLTLHSFKKSGPQVKIASSHKWSYSFIRKHRRRYSKKTACVLPAPARPPQENHPRMLPENFGSVKSQPSSSSKFIPRVPTCFEMKPEENSDVHEMRVNRSIMRIKRRSRSVFYRLTILILVFAISWMPLHLFHVVTDFNDNLISNRHFKLVYCICHLLGMMSCCLNPILYGFLNNGIKADLISLIQCLHMS